A part of Desulfotomaculum nigrificans DSM 574 genomic DNA contains:
- a CDS encoding chromate transporter has translation MANQHNKPIDLKTPQEKKMQTAAVAAVATVPFYLALWQLFVAFGRANIFGFGGGPSVIPLIQQEVVDNFKWLSTEEFTDSLAMGNALPGPIATKMAAYVGYKIAGIWGAISALVGTVVPTAVAMVALAGLYFKYKDAPQMVGALKAVRPVVVVLLIQTVWEMGVKSFPIPVTWIIALVAMVALFQFKIHPIILIVASMLFGLLFLSR, from the coding sequence ATGGCTAACCAACATAATAAACCTATTGATCTAAAGACTCCTCAGGAGAAGAAAATGCAAACAGCGGCGGTAGCTGCAGTTGCCACTGTACCTTTTTATCTGGCTCTGTGGCAGCTCTTCGTGGCCTTTGGCCGGGCTAATATATTTGGTTTTGGCGGCGGGCCCAGTGTTATTCCTTTGATTCAACAAGAAGTGGTTGATAATTTTAAATGGCTCAGCACGGAAGAATTTACGGATTCCCTGGCCATGGGCAACGCCCTGCCCGGCCCCATCGCCACCAAGATGGCCGCCTACGTAGGTTATAAAATTGCCGGAATTTGGGGTGCCATCTCCGCCCTGGTTGGAACTGTGGTGCCAACGGCTGTGGCTATGGTGGCATTAGCCGGGTTATATTTTAAGTATAAGGATGCCCCACAAATGGTAGGCGCCTTAAAAGCAGTACGCCCGGTGGTGGTTGTCCTGTTAATTCAAACAGTGTGGGAAATGGGAGTCAAGTCCTTCCCTATTCCGGTCACCTGGATTATTGCCCTGGTGGCCATGGTGGCCCTGTTTCAGTTTAAAATCCACCCGATTATCCTGATTGTTGCTTCCATGCTGTTTGGATTACTTTTCCTTTCTCGTTAG
- a CDS encoding NifB/NifX family molybdenum-iron cluster-binding protein: MKVAISASGKTLDSEVNPRLGRCEYFIVYNMATGEQSVIENTGRFSQGSAGIATAKLLNDQQVDAVITGNVGPNAFSALAAAGIVMYTGATGKVSEMVEKFKLGQLTEAKFPNVGPHGR, encoded by the coding sequence ATGAAAGTAGCAATTTCTGCTTCTGGAAAAACCCTGGACAGTGAAGTCAATCCTCGCCTGGGTAGATGTGAATACTTTATTGTATATAACATGGCTACAGGTGAGCAATCAGTTATTGAAAACACCGGACGTTTTTCCCAAGGATCTGCCGGTATTGCCACAGCTAAATTGCTTAATGATCAACAGGTGGATGCGGTGATTACCGGCAACGTAGGTCCGAATGCCTTTTCAGCTCTGGCCGCCGCCGGTATTGTCATGTACACCGGAGCAACGGGTAAAGTTTCAGAAATGGTGGAAAAGTTTAAACTTGGTCAGCTGACTGAGGCTAAATTTCCCAATGTGGGCCCGCACGGGCGTTAG
- a CDS encoding DUF1294 domain-containing protein — protein sequence MKVLLWYLLAVNVLTFIMFNLDKWFATTGGWRISERTLILSCLFGGALGGYLGMRYAHHKTRKAFFSLGVPALGVIQLVLFFWILI from the coding sequence ATGAAAGTTTTACTTTGGTACCTTTTGGCCGTCAACGTATTAACTTTCATCATGTTTAACCTGGACAAATGGTTTGCTACAACCGGAGGTTGGCGCATATCTGAGAGAACTTTAATCCTGTCCTGTCTCTTTGGTGGTGCTTTGGGCGGATATTTAGGCATGCGCTATGCCCATCATAAAACCAGAAAAGCATTCTTTTCTCTGGGTGTTCCCGCCCTTGGAGTAATCCAATTGGTATTATTCTTCTGGATCTTGATCTGA
- a CDS encoding DUF134 domain-containing protein, with amino-acid sequence MARPPKCRRVERLPIVTYFKPQGIPMTQLSEVNLTVEELEAVRLCDLEGLEHEVCAEKMAVSRPTFHRMIVAARKKIAEALINGLAIRVEGGNYQVKLSNLTCKKCGHKWQGTFCRRHTKCPFCQSTDWEEC; translated from the coding sequence ATGGCGAGACCCCCTAAATGCCGCAGGGTGGAGAGATTACCTATAGTTACATATTTTAAACCCCAGGGGATTCCCATGACTCAGTTGTCCGAGGTAAACCTTACCGTGGAAGAATTGGAGGCTGTCCGACTTTGTGACCTGGAAGGTTTAGAACATGAGGTTTGCGCTGAGAAGATGGCTGTATCGCGGCCTACCTTTCACCGGATGATTGTAGCGGCCAGGAAAAAGATTGCCGAGGCTTTAATTAACGGTCTGGCCATTAGGGTTGAGGGGGGAAACTACCAAGTAAAATTATCTAATCTAACCTGTAAGAAATGCGGCCACAAATGGCAGGGCACCTTTTGCAGACGCCATACTAAATGTCCCTTCTGTCAATCTACAGATTGGGAAGAGTGTTAA
- a CDS encoding NifB/NifX family molybdenum-iron cluster-binding protein, which translates to MKIAMPVRNGYVNEHFGTTQEFAVIEVENGKVKNTQIISNEGLQHNHGGIANMLKNEQIEVIICGGIGGHMIQALQQMGIKVVNGAAGPIQEVAEAYAAGTLVTRPTQCGCGGHHHHHHGGGGCH; encoded by the coding sequence ATGAAAATCGCAATGCCAGTGAGAAACGGATACGTTAATGAACATTTTGGTACAACCCAGGAGTTTGCCGTTATTGAGGTGGAAAACGGAAAAGTAAAAAACACCCAAATTATTTCCAACGAAGGTCTTCAGCATAACCACGGCGGTATTGCCAATATGCTGAAAAATGAGCAAATTGAGGTAATCATTTGCGGCGGTATCGGCGGTCACATGATACAGGCACTGCAACAAATGGGTATTAAAGTGGTTAATGGAGCCGCCGGCCCCATACAAGAAGTAGCGGAAGCCTATGCAGCTGGTACTCTGGTTACCCGGCCAACCCAATGTGGTTGTGGTGGCCATCATCACCATCATCATGGTGGCGGCGGTTGCCACTAA
- a CDS encoding GntR family transcriptional regulator, translated as MVEDFNLQPLEYEAKPQIRDKVYERLRQAILTGKLQPGHRLVERKLAEQLGVSRTPVREAIRMLELEGLVSHLPRVGSVVAQVTDLEVLEIYRIRAVLEGLAARMAAENIKPDQLQRLTELLDSIDKYADETNLDLDLLSIIHREFNDVIYKAAHSPRLYGMITSLVDYIDRYTRVGYCHPGRIKEATREHHQLVEAIKLRDGGLAEKVAREHIDNSRRAYFSEVAQKLNFVGNNFDHQD; from the coding sequence ATGGTGGAAGATTTTAATTTACAGCCCCTGGAGTATGAAGCAAAACCACAGATAAGAGATAAGGTTTATGAACGATTACGGCAGGCCATTTTGACAGGAAAGCTGCAACCCGGCCACCGGCTGGTTGAGCGTAAACTGGCGGAACAGCTTGGTGTCAGCAGAACTCCGGTGCGGGAAGCAATCCGCATGTTGGAATTAGAAGGGTTAGTGTCCCACCTGCCCCGGGTCGGGTCAGTGGTGGCTCAAGTTACTGACCTGGAGGTATTGGAAATATACCGTATCAGGGCGGTACTGGAAGGTTTAGCTGCCCGTATGGCTGCCGAAAACATTAAACCGGACCAATTACAGCGACTAACTGAACTACTGGACAGCATTGACAAGTATGCTGACGAGACAAACTTGGATTTAGACCTATTGTCTATCATCCACCGGGAATTTAATGATGTTATCTACAAAGCTGCCCATAGTCCACGCCTTTATGGCATGATCACTTCTCTAGTTGATTACATTGACAGATATACCAGGGTGGGTTACTGTCATCCGGGCCGGATTAAAGAGGCCACCAGAGAACACCATCAATTGGTGGAAGCCATCAAACTACGAGACGGTGGCTTAGCGGAAAAGGTGGCCAGGGAACACATTGACAATTCCAGACGGGCCTATTTTAGCGAAGTAGCCCAAAAACTTAACTTTGTCGGCAATAATTTTGATCACCAGGACTAG
- a CDS encoding hydrogenase iron-sulfur subunit, with amino-acid sequence MSVPEEKVQPQGEFEPKIIAMLCNWCSYTGADLAGTSRIQYPPNVRIIRVMCSGSVDPLYMIKPILDGADAVLVGGUHEGDCHYGSGNYKARRKVAVAKNVLQQLGVAEERLWLRFISASQGAYFGEVIKEMTNKLKELGPNPLRSNWEI; translated from the coding sequence ATGAGTGTTCCGGAAGAAAAAGTACAACCACAAGGTGAATTTGAACCCAAGATTATCGCTATGCTTTGTAACTGGTGTTCATACACTGGTGCAGATTTAGCAGGTACATCCCGTATTCAATATCCCCCTAACGTGCGGATTATCCGGGTTATGTGCAGCGGTTCGGTAGATCCCCTTTATATGATTAAACCCATTCTGGACGGTGCCGATGCCGTCCTGGTGGGTGGGTGACACGAGGGTGACTGCCACTATGGTAGTGGCAATTACAAGGCCCGTCGTAAGGTGGCCGTGGCTAAAAACGTACTCCAACAACTTGGCGTAGCAGAGGAACGTCTATGGTTGCGTTTCATCAGTGCTTCCCAGGGTGCATACTTTGGTGAAGTAATTAAAGAAATGACCAACAAGCTGAAAGAGTTGGGACCAAACCCGCTGCGCAGCAATTGGGAAATCTAA
- a CDS encoding ATP-binding protein, whose amino-acid sequence MKELTIISGKGGTGKTSILGSFATLSGNSVICDCDVDAANLHLLLHPDIKEKKPFYGGKRAEISPELCSQCGTCEELCRFAAIKDSVVNKYACEGCGLCYQVCPSGAVQLIDHLSGYCYLSETQWGPMVHAKLGIAEGNSGLLVNLVRKKAREIAKERNIPLIISDGPPGIGCPVISSLAGTDMALIVTEPTHSGIHDMERVIRVASGFGCLTAVCINKYDLDEENCRRIEDAANKLGVPVIGRIPYDPVMHQSVINGVPATLLEPGEAQRSIRQVWDQVTVLLGVC is encoded by the coding sequence ATGAAAGAGTTAACCATAATCAGTGGCAAAGGAGGAACCGGTAAAACCAGTATTCTAGGATCATTTGCCACCTTGTCAGGGAACTCGGTCATTTGTGATTGTGATGTGGACGCCGCCAATCTCCATTTGCTGCTGCACCCTGATATCAAAGAAAAGAAACCCTTTTATGGTGGCAAGAGGGCCGAAATTTCTCCGGAGTTGTGCTCCCAATGTGGCACCTGTGAGGAACTGTGCCGGTTTGCAGCCATAAAAGACAGTGTGGTGAACAAGTATGCCTGTGAGGGTTGTGGCTTGTGTTACCAGGTATGCCCGTCCGGAGCGGTACAACTTATAGATCACTTATCCGGGTATTGCTATTTGTCTGAAACCCAATGGGGCCCCATGGTCCATGCCAAGTTAGGCATTGCTGAAGGTAACTCAGGGTTACTGGTGAATCTGGTTCGTAAAAAAGCCAGGGAAATCGCTAAGGAAAGAAATATTCCGCTTATTATTAGTGACGGTCCCCCGGGTATTGGGTGTCCGGTGATCTCTTCCCTGGCCGGGACCGATATGGCCTTAATCGTTACAGAACCAACTCATTCAGGCATCCATGACATGGAAAGGGTTATCCGGGTGGCCTCGGGTTTTGGCTGTCTCACGGCTGTATGTATAAATAAGTATGATTTGGATGAAGAAAATTGCCGGCGTATTGAAGATGCTGCTAACAAATTAGGTGTGCCGGTGATTGGGAGAATTCCATATGACCCGGTGATGCATCAATCTGTGATAAATGGGGTCCCAGCAACCCTTTTAGAACCGGGAGAAGCACAGAGGTCAATCAGACAGGTTTGGGATCAGGTTACCGTTCTATTGGGAGTTTGCTAA
- a CDS encoding ATP-binding protein, giving the protein MIISVASGKGGTGKTLVATSLALSLAYEQKPVQLLDCDVEEPNAHIFFKAQPVSERTVSLPVPKVNYEKCQYCGKCAEVCQFNAIALMKRTLVIFPDVCHSCGGCWHLCPTGALEPAAREVGTVSVSQTADLRLVSGRLKLGTHISPPVVKAVRETAERDYITIIDGPPGSSCPVMAAVTDTDYCLLVTEPTPFGLNDLALAVDMLRVLKIPCGVVINRDMPGNQIIDRFCAENGINILLRIPFQTEIARAYAKGIPLVDSDKIWRDKFYNLYHQISGEVSQ; this is encoded by the coding sequence ATGATAATATCCGTGGCCAGTGGTAAGGGCGGCACCGGTAAGACCCTGGTGGCCACCAGTTTGGCGTTGTCTCTTGCGTATGAGCAAAAGCCGGTTCAGTTGTTGGATTGTGATGTGGAGGAGCCTAATGCTCACATCTTTTTCAAAGCTCAACCGGTAAGTGAACGTACCGTAAGTTTACCTGTTCCCAAGGTAAACTACGAAAAATGCCAGTACTGTGGAAAATGCGCTGAAGTTTGTCAGTTTAATGCCATTGCCCTAATGAAACGCACGCTGGTAATTTTTCCTGACGTTTGTCACAGTTGCGGTGGATGTTGGCACCTTTGCCCCACCGGAGCCTTGGAGCCGGCTGCCAGAGAAGTCGGCACAGTTAGTGTAAGTCAGACCGCAGATTTAAGGTTGGTTAGCGGTAGACTCAAATTAGGCACCCACATCAGCCCGCCGGTGGTGAAGGCCGTGCGGGAAACAGCCGAAAGGGATTATATCACCATCATTGACGGGCCGCCCGGAAGTTCTTGTCCGGTTATGGCAGCTGTTACAGATACTGATTATTGCCTGCTGGTGACCGAACCAACTCCCTTCGGATTAAACGACCTGGCATTAGCCGTTGATATGCTCAGGGTACTAAAGATACCATGCGGTGTTGTCATTAACCGTGATATGCCAGGTAACCAGATCATTGATCGCTTTTGTGCGGAAAATGGAATTAACATTTTACTGCGTATTCCATTTCAAACGGAGATTGCCCGGGCTTATGCCAAAGGTATACCCCTGGTAGACAGCGATAAGATATGGCGGGACAAATTCTATAACCTCTACCATCAAATTAGCGGGGAGGTGTCACAATGA
- a CDS encoding Mrp/NBP35 family ATP-binding protein, with translation MSKENGQCSSCSEMKEGTCGGEKCSPPPKLHPGGQSKIGRVIAVMSGKGGVGKSSVTALMAVNLKRMGYKVGILDADITGPSIPKMFGVKRVPQSRGLLLPAQSRTGISIMSLNLLLEREDEPVIWRGPIISGAVQQFWTDVNWGELDYLLLDMPPGTGDVPLTVLQQIPVDGIVVVTSPQDLAVMVVKKAVRMAGIMEAHLLGFVQNMAYATCPKCGEKFEIFGKALQKGDTLDGLPVLEVLPIDQELTRLCDTGLVEDTTTKAFEDIPKLMKVNTQVS, from the coding sequence ATGAGTAAGGAAAATGGTCAATGCTCCAGTTGTAGTGAGATGAAAGAGGGAACCTGCGGTGGGGAAAAATGCAGCCCTCCACCCAAACTGCATCCCGGTGGCCAAAGCAAAATCGGTCGCGTCATTGCCGTAATGAGCGGAAAAGGCGGTGTAGGTAAGTCCTCCGTAACCGCTCTGATGGCAGTAAACCTTAAGAGAATGGGTTATAAGGTAGGAATTTTGGATGCCGATATTACCGGGCCCAGCATACCCAAAATGTTTGGGGTTAAGAGGGTACCCCAGAGCAGAGGACTATTGTTGCCGGCCCAAAGCCGCACCGGTATATCAATTATGTCTTTAAACCTGTTGCTGGAAAGAGAAGATGAACCGGTCATTTGGCGGGGGCCAATTATTTCTGGTGCTGTACAACAATTTTGGACCGATGTTAACTGGGGCGAATTAGACTACTTACTGTTGGATATGCCGCCGGGCACCGGGGATGTTCCTTTAACTGTACTGCAACAAATTCCCGTGGATGGAATTGTAGTGGTAACCTCACCCCAGGATTTGGCCGTGATGGTGGTTAAGAAGGCTGTACGCATGGCCGGCATTATGGAAGCTCACTTATTGGGCTTTGTACAAAATATGGCCTATGCCACTTGCCCTAAGTGTGGGGAGAAATTTGAAATCTTTGGTAAGGCTCTGCAAAAAGGAGATACCTTGGACGGACTTCCGGTACTGGAGGTGCTGCCTATTGATCAAGAATTAACCCGTCTTTGTGATACTGGGCTGGTAGAGGATACTACTACCAAGGCCTTCGAGGATATTCCTAAACTCATGAAGGTAAATACACAGGTAAGCTAG
- a CDS encoding cell wall hydrolase, whose protein sequence is MLKKIIKLVKEQKINISVPHFTRKVIAAGLAVVVLILSVMPITRQMVNVEQPQDRKVQTTEKIQEENKNLKAAQAVNEHQVSRGHLNRNEVYLLAMVINGEAYDEPYLGKVAVGAVILNRMQSKQFPNTLYGVISQDNAFESVTNNQYQRPLTADSIKAAEDAIKGWDPTNGALYFWNPATAQSKWVWSRPITGQIGRHVFAK, encoded by the coding sequence ATGTTGAAAAAAATAATCAAACTAGTTAAAGAACAAAAAATTAATATTTCAGTACCTCACTTCACCCGCAAAGTTATTGCTGCCGGTTTGGCCGTGGTTGTGTTGATATTGTCCGTGATGCCGATTACCCGGCAGATGGTTAATGTGGAACAGCCTCAGGATAGAAAGGTACAAACAACTGAAAAAATTCAAGAGGAAAATAAAAACCTAAAAGCAGCACAGGCTGTTAATGAACATCAGGTGTCCCGCGGTCATCTTAATCGCAATGAAGTATACCTGCTGGCCATGGTTATTAACGGTGAAGCGTATGATGAACCTTATTTGGGAAAAGTGGCCGTTGGTGCGGTAATTCTTAACCGTATGCAAAGTAAGCAATTTCCTAATACTTTGTATGGGGTGATTAGCCAGGACAACGCCTTTGAATCAGTAACGAACAATCAGTATCAAAGACCGTTAACTGCCGATTCTATTAAAGCGGCGGAGGACGCCATTAAAGGTTGGGACCCCACTAACGGTGCCCTGTATTTCTGGAACCCGGCAACTGCTCAAAGTAAGTGGGTGTGGTCCAGACCGATAACCGGTCAAATCGGTCGGCACGTATTTGCCAAGTAA
- a CDS encoding TM1266 family iron-only hydrogenase system putative regulator yields MQKDIYVVGLMVDERGSKAPEVQQVITRYGDKILCRNGIPSPSRERGIITLTMEATGEEYQQLERELKNINGVMVDSIHFSQPESFHICQ; encoded by the coding sequence GTGCAAAAGGATATCTATGTGGTAGGCCTGATGGTAGATGAGCGAGGTTCCAAGGCTCCGGAGGTGCAACAGGTTATAACCCGCTATGGTGATAAAATTCTTTGCCGCAACGGCATACCCAGCCCCAGTCGGGAGAGGGGAATTATAACCCTGACTATGGAAGCCACCGGGGAAGAATATCAACAGTTGGAGCGCGAGTTAAAAAATATTAACGGAGTAATGGTGGACAGCATACATTTTAGCCAGCCAGAATCATTTCATATTTGTCAATAG
- a CDS encoding 4Fe-4S dicluster domain-containing protein translates to MKSYTIKTNGGDIVGAAQGFLKSLLTSGVISAVLVPQEVTAKTNFVPTLVTDPEMLGAANPFAPVNGLNAARLVANLSRDLPEKVGVVLRSCEVRALVELVKLKQAELDNLVIIGVDCIGTFAPKDYAQMVKADQVDAKSWASQAADGSNPTGESLRRACTVCTYPEPTNTDIVIGWLGMNGNLLVNAKDDLDLSGVTGLGQGSAPDSRVKVLEKLVNERAQAKAAAISEFRKSVDSMDKLADVLATCIKCQNCRQACPICFCRECVSAGPIFDHNGEKYMQYAKRKGAIELPTDTVLFHLTRVNHMGLSCVGCGQCENACPMDIPVGLMFQALTLPIQERFEYEPGRDLEEPLPLTTYKEHEFPELNTGKH, encoded by the coding sequence ATGAAAAGTTATACTATTAAAACAAACGGGGGCGACATTGTTGGTGCGGCCCAGGGATTTTTAAAATCATTATTGACTTCCGGGGTTATCAGCGCTGTGCTGGTACCCCAGGAAGTAACGGCAAAAACCAACTTTGTCCCCACTTTGGTAACGGATCCGGAAATGCTGGGTGCCGCCAACCCCTTTGCACCGGTAAATGGTCTTAATGCAGCCAGACTGGTGGCCAATTTATCTCGGGATTTACCGGAAAAAGTAGGTGTGGTACTACGTTCCTGTGAAGTCCGCGCTTTAGTGGAATTGGTTAAATTAAAACAAGCGGAACTGGATAACCTGGTTATTATTGGTGTAGACTGCATTGGCACCTTTGCTCCCAAAGACTATGCCCAAATGGTCAAAGCCGACCAGGTGGATGCTAAATCATGGGCCAGCCAAGCGGCTGACGGCAGCAACCCCACTGGAGAAAGTTTGCGCCGGGCTTGTACAGTTTGTACCTATCCCGAACCAACCAATACCGATATTGTGATTGGCTGGCTGGGTATGAACGGAAACCTGCTGGTTAACGCCAAAGATGACCTTGACTTGTCCGGTGTAACCGGATTAGGGCAAGGCAGTGCCCCGGACAGCCGGGTTAAGGTTTTAGAAAAGCTAGTTAACGAGAGAGCGCAGGCTAAAGCTGCCGCGATATCTGAATTCAGAAAGTCTGTGGACAGTATGGATAAGCTGGCTGATGTTTTGGCCACTTGCATTAAGTGTCAAAACTGTCGCCAAGCATGCCCCATTTGTTTCTGCCGTGAATGCGTTTCTGCCGGTCCTATTTTTGACCATAACGGGGAAAAATATATGCAGTATGCCAAGCGGAAAGGCGCCATTGAATTACCCACTGATACTGTCTTGTTCCACCTGACCAGGGTTAACCACATGGGCCTATCCTGCGTAGGTTGTGGTCAGTGTGAAAATGCTTGTCCCATGGATATTCCGGTTGGCTTAATGTTCCAGGCTTTAACCCTGCCGATTCAAGAACGTTTTGAGTACGAACCCGGACGCGACCTGGAGGAACCTTTACCGTTAACTACCTATAAAGAACACGAATTTCCTGAATTAAATACCGGTAAACACTAG